The Benincasa hispida cultivar B227 chromosome 11, ASM972705v1, whole genome shotgun sequence genome has a segment encoding these proteins:
- the LOC120089980 gene encoding uncharacterized protein LOC120089980 yields MASKLLLFTVFVFDVIAFGLAIAAEQRRSIAKIVEDTDAKRNYCVYDSDISTGLGVGAFLFLMASQILIMVASRCFCCGKPLSPGGSRAWAVVLFITCWVFFFIAEICLLAGSARNAYHTKYRTLLTDTPPSCQMLRRGVFAAGAAFIFFTSIVSQFYYVCYSRARESFQSYNKDTGIGMSTYK; encoded by the exons ATGGCGTCAAAGCTTCTACTTTTCACCGTCTTTGTCTTTGATGTCATTGCTTTTGGCTTGGCTATTGCAGCTGAGCAAAGGAGAAGCATT GCAAAGATAGTTGAAGACACAGATGCCAAAAGAAACTATTGTGTATATGACTCTGACATTTCAACTGGGTTAGGAGTTGGAGCATTTCTCTTCTTGATGGCTAGTCAGATCCTCATAATGGTGGCTAGCCGCTGCTTTTGCTGTGGCAAGCCTCTGAGTCCCGGCGGTTCGAGGGCTTGGGCAGTCGTTCTTTTCATAACTTGCTG GGTGTTTTTCTTCATTGCCGAGATTTGCCTGTTAGCGGGTTCGGCTAGGAATGCATACCACACCAAGTACAGAACATTGCTTACTGATACTCCTCCCTCTTGTCAAATGTTGAGAAGAGGAGTGTTTGCTGCAGGAGCAgctttcattttcttcacttCCATTGTTTCTCAGTTCTACTACGTTTGCTACTCGAGGGCCCGGGAGAGCTTTCAATCATACAACAAAGACACCGGCATTGGCATGAGTACCTACAAATGA